A stretch of the Colias croceus chromosome 13, ilColCroc2.1 genome encodes the following:
- the LOC123696932 gene encoding THAP domain-containing protein 1-like has protein sequence MSFSQGLAKIKENDDKHKSTPIAKVAPELKQNSDADTQISKTCAVLGCEDSKNFNSDSFFPFPEDPNLRQIWTDLTGRNNWTPTDYSYICVQHFSVDCFECNANNVVVLMSKAVPSLKLPKHVLEVEYIDEDTLDNEDQEYYSDNEYEMEYDENDKPLTNGPTHSIKNERLENTEINVEVLKLFSEVQKMQKQAVQMKEKYRYTMRAYNRQSRFLTRLKEVIEMKKNILNQKRRKKSRILLSLQDKMKEDTNGLVLAMPTRHTDDLKNFALSVYRYSPQAYIYIRNTLRTLLPSTDILESWISSGYEPKNMLTNSNLIRVVSELTDTELNCKVSLR, from the exons ATGAGTTTTAGTCAAGGCCTAGCTAAGATTAAGGAAAATGATGATAAACATAAGTCTACTCCCATCg CTAAGGTGGCGCCTGAGTTGAAGCAAAATAGTGACGCTGATACACAGATATCGAAAACATGTGCTGTGTTGGGATGTGAGGATTCGAAGAATTTCAATTCTGACTCATTTTTTCC ATTTCCCGAAGATCCCAATCTGAGGCAAATATGGACAGATTTAACTGGCAGGAACAATTGGACGCCAACAGATTACTCTTACATATGTGTGCAACATTTCTCCGTTGATTGCTTTGAGTGTAACGCAAATAATGTTGTAGTCCTTATGAGTAAGGCAGTGCCCTCGCTGAAGTTGCCTAAACATGTTTTAGAG GTTGAATACATAGATGAAGACACACTAGACAATGAAGATCAAGAATATTATTCCGATAATGAATATGAGATGGAATATGATGAGAACGACAAACCTCTAACGAACGGACCCACACATTCCATTAAAAATGAGAGATTAGAGAACACAGAAATCAATGTTGAGGTGCTGAAACTATTTTCAGAAGTGcaaaaaatgcaaaaacaaGCCGTACAAATGAAAGAGAAGTATAGGTATACAATGCGGGCCTACAACCGACAGAGTAGATTTCTAACTAGGCTCAAAGAGGTTATCgaaatgaagaaaaatatactcaaCCAAAAGAGACGGAAGAAGTCTAGAATATTGTTATCCTTGCAAGATAAAATGAAGGAAGATACAAATGGTTTGGTTCTAGCCATGCCCACTAGACATACGGACGACTTGAAGAATTTCGCGTTAAGTGTGTATAGATATTCCCCACAAGCGTACATCTATATAAGGAATACATTAAGAACTCTATTACCAAGTACTGATATATTAGAATCATGGATTTCCTCAGGATACGAACCAAAAAATATGCTAACAAACAGTAATTTAATTAGGGTGGTGTCAGAATTGACTGATACagaattaaattgtaaagtgTCTTTACGTTAG